A single genomic interval of Cupriavidus sp. MP-37 harbors:
- a CDS encoding PLP-dependent aminotransferase family protein, with protein MKWAISRRAQQLTSSAIREILKVTERPEVISFAGGLPSPASFPVAAMEAATARVFADNPQAALQYAATEGYLPLREFVARRHDVAVGRVLITTGSQQALDLIAKVMIDPGSKVMVETPSYLGALQAFSLFEPEFVSIPSDDKGLLPEALTPELSAGARFLYALPNFQNPTGRRLPLERRQALVARAQQLGVLLVEDDPYGALSYTGDQLPSLLSMNPDGVIYMGSFSKILAPGMRLGYVIAPPELHFKLCQAKQASDLHTPTFTQRVAYETVRDGLLDTHIPTIRELYGKQCQTMLDALKRHMPEGVSWNAPEGGMFIWMELPEGLDSMVILEEAVKRNVAYVPGAPFYANNPKRNALRLAFVTVPAERIEQGVAILGELFREAIAAARQPRAA; from the coding sequence GCGTCCGGAAGTCATTTCGTTCGCCGGCGGCCTGCCGTCGCCGGCGTCGTTCCCGGTAGCGGCGATGGAAGCCGCGACGGCCCGCGTCTTCGCCGACAACCCGCAGGCGGCGCTGCAATACGCCGCGACCGAAGGCTACCTGCCGCTGCGCGAGTTCGTCGCCAGGCGCCATGACGTGGCGGTCGGGCGCGTGCTGATCACCACCGGCTCGCAGCAGGCGCTGGACCTGATCGCCAAGGTGATGATCGACCCGGGCAGCAAGGTGATGGTGGAAACCCCCAGCTACCTCGGCGCGCTGCAGGCGTTCTCGCTGTTCGAGCCGGAGTTCGTCTCGATCCCCAGCGACGACAAGGGCCTGCTGCCCGAGGCGCTGACACCCGAGCTGAGCGCCGGCGCGCGCTTCCTGTACGCCCTGCCCAACTTCCAGAACCCGACCGGGCGGCGCCTGCCGCTCGAGCGCCGCCAGGCGCTGGTGGCGCGCGCGCAGCAACTGGGCGTGCTGCTGGTCGAGGACGATCCCTACGGCGCGCTCAGCTACACCGGCGACCAGCTGCCGAGCCTGCTGTCGATGAACCCGGACGGCGTGATCTACATGGGCTCGTTCTCGAAGATCCTGGCCCCCGGCATGCGCCTGGGCTACGTGATCGCCCCGCCCGAGCTGCATTTCAAGCTGTGCCAGGCCAAGCAGGCATCGGACCTGCACACGCCCACCTTCACCCAGCGCGTGGCCTACGAGACCGTGCGCGACGGCCTGCTCGACACCCACATCCCGACCATCCGCGAGCTCTACGGCAAGCAGTGCCAGACCATGCTGGATGCGCTCAAGCGCCACATGCCCGAGGGCGTCAGCTGGAATGCGCCCGAAGGCGGCATGTTCATCTGGATGGAGCTGCCCGAGGGCCTGGACAGCATGGTGATCCTGGAAGAAGCGGTGAAGCGCAACGTCGCCTACGTGCCGGGCGCGCCGTTCTACGCCAACAACCCGAAGCGCAACGCGCTGCGCCTGGCCTTTGTCACGGTGCCGGCGGAGCGCATCGAGCAGGGCGTGGCGATCCTCGGCGAGCTGTTCCGCGAAGCCATCGCCGCGGCGCGGCAGCCGCGCGCGGCCTGA